A single window of Paenibacillus sp. FSL H8-0537 DNA harbors:
- a CDS encoding ArsB/NhaD family transporter has translation MTASSSERRQVGTQAMTMIISIIVFIITLTLILVKPKGMNEAFIALAGAIILFVLQLLKLEDVVYIWGFVWNATFSLIGIMIFTSLLDQNGFFRWAALHIVHRFFHRPLLLFTMLSLLAAVITIFFNNDGTILIMVPIVLEVTALLKLSRKGRLAYLLGIGLMADTASAPLMMSNLTNILTADFFHIPFDLYASKMLLPGIAAIGATIAVSLAFFGRMIKNEESRGEMPKVFPQPATALGNITLFRLSWVIIVMMMVGYLMSEHFGVPACAIALGCAGIQWAASAVYKQVNAKQTVLRAPWLIIVFALAMNLVVYSLHVHGAVAWFPDFISAVSSGSPMAGIFGSGLLFALLAAAINNLPAVLISSLAITQVNGPDYLPYASLLGTAIGAKLTPIGSLATLLWLQLVSQGGVKVSWREYTKYGLLFTFPILLIALLVLWLTGDY, from the coding sequence ATGACTGCAAGTTCATCTGAGCGAAGGCAGGTTGGCACACAGGCGATGACTATGATTATTTCCATTATCGTATTTATTATCACATTGACACTTATACTGGTGAAGCCAAAAGGCATGAATGAGGCTTTTATTGCGCTTGCCGGAGCCATTATTTTATTTGTTTTACAGCTGTTAAAGCTGGAGGATGTCGTATACATCTGGGGATTTGTGTGGAATGCAACGTTTTCTTTGATTGGCATTATGATCTTTACGTCTCTGCTGGATCAAAATGGCTTTTTCCGCTGGGCGGCGCTGCATATTGTGCATCGGTTTTTCCATCGGCCGCTGCTGCTGTTTACGATGCTGTCGCTGCTTGCTGCGGTGATTACGATTTTCTTCAACAACGATGGAACGATCTTGATAATGGTGCCGATTGTGCTCGAAGTAACAGCGCTGCTCAAGCTGTCCCGCAAGGGAAGGCTCGCCTATTTGCTTGGAATCGGGTTGATGGCGGATACGGCCAGCGCTCCCCTGATGATGAGCAACTTGACGAATATTTTGACGGCTGATTTTTTTCATATTCCTTTTGATCTCTACGCCTCGAAAATGCTGCTGCCGGGAATTGCGGCCATTGGCGCGACCATTGCCGTATCGCTGGCTTTTTTCGGGCGGATGATCAAAAATGAGGAGAGCAGGGGCGAGATGCCAAAGGTATTTCCGCAGCCTGCGACCGCGCTGGGCAATATCACGCTGTTCCGGCTTTCTTGGGTCATTATCGTCATGATGATGGTCGGCTATTTGATGTCGGAGCACTTCGGCGTTCCCGCCTGCGCTATTGCGCTTGGCTGTGCTGGCATCCAATGGGCCGCTTCGGCTGTTTATAAACAGGTGAATGCCAAACAGACGGTACTGCGCGCACCGTGGCTCATCATCGTATTTGCGCTGGCGATGAATTTGGTTGTGTACAGTTTGCATGTGCATGGGGCTGTAGCGTGGTTTCCGGACTTTATTTCGGCGGTTTCCAGCGGCTCGCCAATGGCCGGCATATTTGGGTCAGGACTGCTGTTTGCCCTGCTGGCGGCGGCTATTAATAATCTGCCAGCGGTTCTCATATCATCGCTTGCGATCACCCAGGTGAACGGGCCTGATTATTTACCTTACGCCAGCCTGCTTGGAACGGCGATTGGGGCGAAGCTAACGCCCATCGGCTCGCTTGCTACGCTGCTGTGGCTGCAGCTAGTGAGTCAGGGAGGGGTAAAGGTGTCCTGGCGGGAGTATACGAAATATGGATTGCTGTTTACGTTTCCGATTTTGCTCATTGCTTTACTAGTGCTGTGGCTGACCGGAGATTACTAA
- a CDS encoding xanthine phosphoribosyltransferase produces the protein MDILKQRILEQASVLSTDVLRLDSIINHQVDPALTMEMGHEFANRFAGEQITKVITIESSGIPSAFAAAYVLGVPLVFARRKKTLIADNDAYCERVPSFTKGMVTDIMVSKQYLTSDDKVLFIDDIIANGDAARGLLKIIERSGAKLVGMGVVVEKSFQAGARTLREQGVRVESLVSISSLEGGQITFE, from the coding sequence ATGGATATTTTAAAACAACGAATTTTGGAACAGGCTTCGGTACTGTCAACGGATGTGCTTAGGCTGGATTCTATTATCAACCACCAGGTCGATCCTGCATTAACGATGGAAATGGGCCATGAATTTGCAAACCGCTTCGCTGGAGAGCAAATTACGAAGGTCATCACTATAGAGTCTTCAGGCATCCCGTCTGCTTTTGCAGCTGCTTATGTGCTTGGTGTACCGCTTGTTTTTGCAAGACGCAAAAAGACTTTAATTGCTGATAATGACGCTTATTGTGAGCGAGTCCCTTCCTTTACGAAAGGAATGGTTACCGATATAATGGTATCCAAACAATATTTGACAAGCGACGACAAGGTGCTGTTTATTGATGATATTATTGCCAATGGCGATGCTGCTCGAGGACTTCTCAAAATTATTGAGCGCTCTGGCGCAAAGCTTGTTGGCATGGGTGTTGTCGTTGAAAAATCGTTTCAGGCAGGCGCGCGCACGCTTCGGGAGCAAGGGGTTCGTGTAGAATCGCTCGTTAGCATCTCATCGCTTGAAGGCGGTCAAATTACATTTGAGTAA
- a CDS encoding xanthine phosphoribosyltransferase: MELLKQKIRDEGIVLGEQVLKVDSFLNHQIDPKLMFAIGEYLAALFAEAGVTKVLTIESSGIAPAVMAAMKLDVPLIFARKRKSLTLKDDLYTHKVYSFTKQEESEVSVARKFVQADDVFLVIDDFLANGEAALGMARIVEQAGAKVAGIGIVIEKSFQPGRERLIEMGYRVESLARIASLSNGQVAFVE; encoded by the coding sequence ATGGAGCTTTTGAAGCAGAAGATTAGAGATGAGGGCATCGTGCTAGGGGAGCAGGTGCTTAAAGTAGATTCGTTTCTGAATCACCAGATTGATCCGAAATTGATGTTTGCCATTGGCGAGTATCTTGCAGCTTTGTTTGCTGAAGCGGGTGTGACGAAGGTTTTAACGATTGAATCATCAGGAATTGCTCCTGCCGTCATGGCGGCAATGAAGCTGGACGTTCCGCTGATTTTTGCCCGGAAACGCAAGTCGTTGACGCTTAAAGATGATTTATATACGCATAAGGTATATTCCTTCACGAAGCAGGAGGAGAGCGAGGTTAGCGTAGCCCGCAAGTTTGTACAGGCGGACGATGTGTTTCTTGTCATCGATGATTTCCTGGCCAATGGAGAGGCCGCACTTGGCATGGCACGTATCGTTGAGCAAGCTGGAGCCAAAGTTGCGGGAATCGGCATCGTCATTGAGAAGTCCTTCCAGCCGGGCAGAGAACGCTTGATAGAGATGGGATATAGAGTGGAGTCGCTGGCAAGAATTGCTTCACTTTCGAACGGACAGGTTGCATTTGTCGAATAG
- a CDS encoding Rrf2 family transcriptional regulator, with amino-acid sequence MVTSNRFAVAIHIMSLLDLDKDERLTSDNIAGSVNTNPVVIRRIIGMLAKAGLVQTSPGVAGASITRPLDEISLLDIYRAVQSQTQEELFAIHDKPNPDCPTGRNIQSSLEEVFAEAKQAMEDKLASIRLSQVTQSIASKF; translated from the coding sequence ATAGTGACTAGCAATCGGTTTGCAGTAGCGATACACATCATGAGTCTGCTGGATTTGGATAAGGATGAGCGTTTAACATCCGACAATATTGCTGGCAGCGTGAATACAAATCCGGTTGTCATACGCCGCATCATCGGTATGCTGGCGAAAGCGGGTCTTGTGCAGACGAGCCCGGGAGTGGCTGGAGCGAGCATTACCCGCCCGCTGGACGAAATATCGCTGCTCGATATTTACCGGGCTGTACAATCGCAGACGCAAGAGGAGCTGTTCGCGATTCATGATAAGCCGAATCCGGATTGTCCAACTGGACGGAACATCCAGTCGTCGCTGGAAGAGGTTTTTGCTGAAGCGAAGCAGGCGATGGAAGACAAGCTTGCATCCATACGGCTGTCGCAAGTGACACAGAGCATCGCGAGTAAATTTTAA
- a CDS encoding glyoxalase/bleomycin resistance/extradiol dioxygenase family protein, with protein MSVDVNLIFNGNTREAVEFYAEVFGIEKTHFMTFGETPPHPDYPLPEEAKNLVMLSRLNIDGSNVMFSDVYPGSPFIAGNNISLSLVNADMDGIKAAFDKLKVGGTVVMELQETFWSKLYGGLTDKFGITWQFSYDDGSMNM; from the coding sequence ATGTCAGTTGATGTTAATCTTATTTTTAATGGGAATACTCGTGAAGCCGTTGAGTTTTACGCAGAGGTTTTTGGGATAGAAAAAACCCATTTTATGACCTTTGGAGAAACCCCCCCTCATCCAGACTATCCGCTTCCTGAAGAAGCCAAAAATTTAGTTATGCTCTCAAGACTTAATATTGATGGAAGCAATGTAATGTTCTCTGATGTTTATCCAGGTTCGCCATTTATTGCCGGAAATAATATAAGCCTTTCCTTAGTTAATGCTGACATGGATGGAATTAAAGCTGCATTCGATAAACTTAAAGTAGGCGGCACTGTAGTCATGGAGCTTCAAGAAACCTTTTGGTCCAAATTATACGGTGGCTTAACAGATAAATTCGGGATTACTTGGCAGTTTAGTTACGATGATGGTTCCATGAACATGTAA
- a CDS encoding XRE family transcriptional regulator, whose product MKFELGRCLLNERLIEAGMNIDELAQLLFYKPERITDFIDKKRIMPLKIAISIADTIGCNVNALYELISIELS is encoded by the coding sequence ATGAAATTCGAGCTAGGTCGATGCTTACTTAATGAACGATTGATTGAAGCAGGCATGAACATAGATGAACTTGCACAGCTCTTATTTTATAAGCCCGAGCGCATTACAGACTTTATTGATAAGAAGCGAATCATGCCTCTTAAAATCGCAATATCTATCGCCGACACAATTGGATGTAATGTGAACGCTCTGTATGAATTAATTTCAATTGAGCTAAGTTGA
- a CDS encoding transposase, whose translation MLRSYLIFLMTNPEKGITEWINVMKRTPIYAILSGFNLHDIPGVGTFYDFIKRLWIASSIHLKPKKQKKRKAKPKKGKTGEKAPTTSPGKVKRLVKWTMRHASHKIELPADRLFQFFQFFHSQILSVSANLGLLGDLSALSTAGDGTPIVTAAYTRNKSTCTCHAQGLTDCNHPRIYSQPDCNSGWDSSREMYYNGHHLYMISAADSKYDLPLYPKLQPASRHDAVSLVISMIEFNQRFKLGIVDKMLLDAAHDAEAIYLLLDHQNIEPFIDLNNRSKKNTATKSDIQISPKGVPICPNGNLMKPNGFDQSQNRQKWRCSKSCGCSKAKYGRTFHTHSADNLRLFPKTVRGSDKWNLIYKRRTSIERSNKREKVDYKLESGRHRSSMMWYMRVYGIMICQHMDAWYLDQKEVWKDLKQLILPSAA comes from the coding sequence ATGCTTCGTTCCTATCTCATTTTTCTTATGACTAATCCGGAGAAAGGAATTACGGAATGGATCAATGTGATGAAGCGCACACCTATTTATGCAATTTTAAGTGGTTTTAACTTACATGATATTCCGGGTGTGGGAACCTTCTATGACTTCATTAAGCGTCTTTGGATAGCAAGTAGCATTCACTTGAAACCAAAGAAGCAAAAAAAACGAAAAGCAAAACCCAAGAAAGGGAAGACAGGAGAAAAAGCGCCTACCACTTCGCCTGGCAAGGTGAAACGTTTAGTTAAATGGACGATGCGTCATGCGTCTCATAAGATTGAATTACCAGCCGATCGACTCTTTCAATTCTTTCAATTCTTCCATTCACAAATCCTAAGCGTCTCGGCAAATCTAGGTTTACTTGGCGATCTCTCCGCACTGAGTACTGCGGGTGATGGTACACCGATTGTCACGGCTGCCTATACGCGAAATAAGTCAACTTGTACCTGTCATGCCCAAGGATTAACGGATTGCAATCATCCTCGTATTTACTCCCAGCCTGATTGCAACTCAGGCTGGGACAGCTCAAGAGAGATGTATTACAATGGTCATCATCTCTACATGATTTCAGCAGCTGATAGTAAGTACGACTTGCCTTTGTATCCGAAACTGCAGCCCGCTTCTAGGCATGATGCTGTCAGTCTCGTAATAAGTATGATTGAATTTAATCAACGTTTCAAGCTTGGGATTGTAGATAAAATGCTACTAGATGCTGCTCATGATGCGGAAGCCATTTATCTCCTACTCGATCACCAAAACATTGAACCCTTTATTGATCTCAACAACCGTAGTAAAAAGAATACAGCCACAAAAAGCGATATTCAGATTTCTCCAAAAGGTGTTCCCATTTGTCCGAATGGTAATCTCATGAAACCAAACGGATTTGATCAATCTCAGAATCGGCAAAAGTGGAGATGCTCCAAATCTTGTGGTTGTTCCAAAGCCAAATACGGTCGCACTTTCCACACGCACAGTGCAGATAATCTTCGCTTGTTTCCAAAAACCGTTCGCGGCTCTGATAAATGGAATCTCATTTACAAACGTCGCACTTCCATCGAACGTTCTAACAAGCGGGAAAAGGTGGACTATAAGCTTGAATCCGGTCGTCATCGTTCTTCCATGATGTGGTACATGCGCGTTTATGGAATAATGATTTGCCAACACATGGACGCTTGGTACCTCGATCAAAAGGAAGTATGGAAAGATCTGAAGCAACTCATTTTACCTTCAGCAGCTTAA
- a CDS encoding GNAT family N-acetyltransferase yields the protein MSENPILISFNESFETERLLIRAPQWGDGIFCNEAIVESLEQLKPWMPFAQTTPTVEQSEAYVRKARLNFLERTDLPLHLFDKHSGEFVGSSGLHRFDWDVRRFEIGYWLRTSRFGQGLMTEAVNGITDFAIQELKASRIEIHCNEMNRASARVAERAGFTLEGVLRKSAREQTGELANACVYAKVKGYEF from the coding sequence ATGAGCGAAAATCCAATTCTAATTTCTTTCAATGAATCATTTGAAACAGAGCGTTTGCTCATTCGGGCTCCGCAGTGGGGGGACGGTATTTTTTGCAATGAGGCGATCGTCGAAAGCTTGGAGCAGTTAAAGCCGTGGATGCCATTTGCACAAACGACGCCTACCGTAGAGCAATCGGAAGCTTATGTGCGGAAGGCCCGGTTGAATTTTTTGGAGCGAACCGATTTGCCGCTGCATTTGTTCGATAAGCATTCGGGTGAATTCGTCGGCAGCAGCGGATTGCACCGGTTTGACTGGGATGTGCGGAGGTTTGAAATCGGCTATTGGCTTAGAACGTCGCGCTTCGGCCAAGGTTTGATGACGGAGGCTGTAAATGGAATTACCGACTTTGCGATTCAGGAGCTAAAGGCTAGCCGAATCGAAATTCACTGTAATGAGATGAACCGCGCCAGTGCGCGAGTAGCGGAGCGAGCGGGCTTTACGTTGGAGGGTGTTTTGCGAAAGTCTGCCCGCGAACAGACAGGCGAGCTTGCAAATGCTTGTGTCTATGCGAAGGTCAAAGGGTATGAATTTTAA
- a CDS encoding glycoside hydrolase: MKARLNNLGKKGIILFTLIISMLIATVAYAASSSTPYAQLFWGNNKYYVFNNTWGSGTAGSGWWESIYYNNNSDMGWSWDWKNSNPNDVKAYPSIITGWQFSNNMTSGSGLPTRIWDDKNINTSVNYSLSANGNYNAAYDVWFHSTNALTGTSTPSDELMVWLNSTNAWPLGSYVETATVGGTTWKLYRGTHPSGWNVYSFVRTSNTSSSSLNLKDFINHVVYYKNWMSNSRYVTSVQFGTEIFTGNGRMHIQNYSVTVQ; encoded by the coding sequence ATGAAAGCAAGACTTAATAATTTGGGCAAAAAAGGAATCATTCTCTTTACATTAATCATAAGCATGCTCATCGCCACGGTAGCTTATGCCGCATCATCGTCAACACCTTATGCCCAACTGTTCTGGGGTAATAATAAGTACTATGTGTTTAACAACACTTGGGGCAGTGGAACCGCCGGCTCGGGTTGGTGGGAGAGTATCTATTATAATAACAACTCTGACATGGGTTGGTCTTGGGACTGGAAAAATTCGAATCCCAATGATGTAAAGGCGTATCCTAGTATTATAACAGGCTGGCAATTCTCCAATAATATGACTTCCGGAAGCGGCTTGCCAACGCGAATTTGGGATGACAAAAATATTAATACCTCGGTTAATTATTCGCTAAGCGCCAATGGTAATTATAATGCGGCTTATGATGTATGGTTTCACTCTACTAATGCGCTTACAGGTACATCTACCCCTTCCGATGAGCTGATGGTCTGGCTGAATTCAACCAATGCGTGGCCGCTCGGTTCTTATGTGGAAACGGCTACGGTAGGAGGTACAACTTGGAAGCTGTATAGAGGCACACATCCATCTGGCTGGAATGTGTACTCCTTCGTCCGTACAAGCAACACATCAAGCAGCAGCCTTAACCTGAAGGACTTCATCAACCATGTCGTTTATTACAAAAACTGGATGAGCAATTCCAGATATGTTACAAGCGTTCAATTCGGAACTGAAATTTTTACTGGAAACGGGAGAATGCACATTCAAAACTATTCTGTAACGGTACAATAG
- a CDS encoding ClbS/DfsB family four-helix bundle protein — MASYEYTSKKELLEVIHSNYLLLDKEFDEISNDQKDDRIPDVDKTPAEIIAYQLGWLGIVMGWDMDEKAGRQVMMPTPNHKWNQLGSLYQSFYERYAALSLTELRDLFRKEEQRWLEWIDALTEDELFIQGTRHWTGSKENWPMVRWIHINSAAPFKSFRAKIRKWKKYNIKRETLAP; from the coding sequence ATGGCGAGCTATGAATATACGTCCAAAAAGGAATTGCTGGAAGTCATCCACTCCAATTATTTACTGCTGGACAAGGAGTTTGATGAAATCAGCAATGATCAAAAGGATGATAGAATACCGGACGTGGATAAAACGCCTGCTGAAATAATCGCTTACCAGCTAGGCTGGCTTGGTATTGTGATGGGCTGGGATATGGATGAGAAAGCAGGGCGTCAGGTCATGATGCCGACTCCAAATCATAAATGGAACCAGCTTGGTAGCTTATACCAGTCCTTTTACGAGCGGTACGCTGCCCTTTCGCTGACTGAGCTTAGAGACTTATTTCGGAAGGAGGAGCAGCGCTGGCTGGAATGGATTGACGCATTAACCGAGGACGAGCTGTTTATACAAGGCACCCGCCATTGGACAGGCAGCAAGGAAAACTGGCCAATGGTCCGGTGGATTCATATTAATTCGGCCGCTCCATTTAAATCATTCCGTGCGAAAATAAGGAAATGGAAAAAATATAATATAAAGCGGGAAACATTAGCCCCATAG
- a CDS encoding TetR family transcriptional regulator C-terminal domain-containing protein, giving the protein MPKIVDHNKRKEQIAEAVWRIIVREGLDSVSVRRVADEMSMSLGSIRHYFNSQDELLSFSMQLVSQRVNERIQALPFTGIVRQDMELVIWQLMPLEEVSMQEAQIWLAFAGRASVSEAIRAISLSTYEEIYSGLRRSFESLIQQGVTIANLDAEYETARLHALVDGLVVHGVTYPERFSKELVKSIVSRHLDTLVIR; this is encoded by the coding sequence ATGCCTAAAATTGTCGATCACAACAAACGAAAAGAACAAATCGCCGAAGCCGTGTGGCGCATTATTGTCAGGGAAGGGCTGGACAGCGTCTCCGTACGCCGTGTCGCTGATGAGATGTCCATGTCGCTTGGCTCCATTAGACATTATTTTAATTCGCAGGATGAACTGCTGAGCTTTTCCATGCAGCTTGTTTCGCAGCGGGTAAATGAGCGTATACAAGCGCTGCCCTTTACCGGAATAGTCCGTCAGGATATGGAATTGGTCATTTGGCAGCTAATGCCTCTGGAGGAAGTAAGCATGCAAGAAGCGCAGATTTGGCTCGCCTTTGCAGGAAGGGCGTCCGTAAGCGAAGCGATACGAGCGATAAGCCTCAGCACCTATGAGGAAATATACAGCGGCTTAAGAAGATCGTTCGAGAGTCTTATCCAACAAGGAGTAACGATAGCAAATTTAGATGCCGAATACGAAACAGCAAGGCTTCACGCTTTGGTGGATGGTCTTGTCGTCCATGGCGTTACCTATCCAGAGCGATTCAGCAAGGAGCTGGTGAAAAGCATCGTTTCTCGGCATCTCGATACCTTGGTTATTCGCTGA
- a CDS encoding response regulator transcription factor has product MNKTLLLVEDESLIREVIADYFKMSDWRVFEAENGKEALLWLETVQPDLIILDIMMPQLDGFEVCRQVRSRLAVPIILLTAKSSDEDKIMGFELGADDYVTKPFSPKVLLARASALMKRVEGSVVLQPNSLKFGAALLNLTAHRLDVNGAEVVLAPKEYDLLLFLVRNNGIVLRRDVILNQIWGMDFEGDSRVVDSHIKKLRSKLGFEARHIRTVIGTGYKFEEES; this is encoded by the coding sequence ATGAATAAGACGTTATTGCTAGTGGAAGATGAAAGCTTGATTCGGGAAGTGATAGCCGATTATTTCAAGATGAGCGACTGGCGCGTATTTGAGGCGGAAAATGGCAAGGAAGCGCTGCTTTGGCTCGAAACCGTGCAGCCCGACCTGATCATTCTGGATATTATGATGCCGCAATTGGATGGTTTCGAGGTGTGCCGGCAGGTGCGGAGCCGCCTGGCTGTTCCGATTATTTTATTGACGGCTAAATCCAGCGATGAAGATAAAATTATGGGGTTCGAATTAGGAGCCGACGATTATGTGACGAAGCCCTTCAGTCCTAAGGTGCTGCTGGCACGGGCATCCGCCTTAATGAAACGGGTGGAGGGCAGCGTCGTGCTGCAGCCGAATAGTTTAAAGTTTGGCGCTGCGCTGCTTAATTTGACGGCGCACCGCTTGGATGTAAACGGCGCCGAGGTGGTGCTTGCGCCCAAAGAATACGATTTGCTGTTATTTTTAGTTCGAAATAATGGCATTGTTTTGCGCAGGGACGTCATTTTGAACCAAATTTGGGGAATGGATTTTGAAGGGGATTCCCGTGTCGTTGATTCTCATATTAAGAAGCTTCGCAGCAAGCTGGGCTTTGAGGCTCGGCATATTCGCACCGTTATTGGCACGGGATACAAATTTGAGGAGGAGTCATGA
- a CDS encoding HAMP domain-containing sensor histidine kinase, whose protein sequence is MKRRGVTFKLFIMTVVFFLCFYGMVILCQLLLFDQFYENQKISRNEKQLAKFAQNYAQTGWSSSKTSNEAARFMLQNKIQLAILTLDGKVRMDDPYHITLKADDQNVYVIPLSLFLNNFEAEFRAAGIQTGNVVTVEGEMESGIESMNQVLYPLRIHKTDHPSVGSPSNEALGGEYKQVTGVVTELIQPVSRTYTTRQGIMLDAISDWFPLSEERREKLESREVVEEKWTQTWSGVRNSVMIYPVEQQSGEVDLLFSVTSLQEIGETNEALRWFYVYLGVGGFILIVILSFFFSKMVTRPLISMNNAAKRMVQLDFSVHEPIRQNDELGSLSSSLHTLSRSLDTALGDLKKANQQLVQDIEEKHRMEQVQQEFFANASHELKTPLSIVKSFSEGLQDGVGAGKKDHYLKVIVEEAQNMEMLVEDMLNLATLQSDTFKLRKSTFLLSELLEEVTGNYVHMLQDKQLEATVMTSNELPMYADMRWMKHVLSNFISNAIQHAQDNSAITIQIEGRGSRLFFSIENVGDTIPEEKLEKIWQRFYRVESSRNRRTGGTGLGLSIVKRILELHESEYQVQNTEQGVKFTAIFSC, encoded by the coding sequence ATGAAGAGGCGCGGAGTCACTTTTAAACTATTTATTATGACTGTTGTCTTCTTTCTTTGTTTTTACGGCATGGTTATCCTCTGTCAGCTGCTGCTGTTTGACCAATTTTATGAAAATCAGAAAATAAGCCGCAACGAAAAGCAGCTGGCGAAATTTGCCCAAAACTATGCCCAGACTGGCTGGAGCTCCAGCAAAACGTCGAATGAGGCTGCCCGTTTTATGCTGCAAAATAAAATCCAGCTCGCCATTTTAACATTGGATGGAAAAGTGAGAATGGATGATCCTTATCACATTACATTGAAGGCGGACGATCAAAATGTGTATGTCATTCCCTTGTCCTTGTTCTTAAATAACTTCGAGGCGGAATTTCGGGCAGCTGGCATTCAGACGGGGAATGTTGTAACGGTGGAGGGGGAGATGGAGTCGGGGATAGAATCGATGAATCAGGTGCTTTACCCGCTCCGCATCCACAAAACGGACCACCCGAGTGTAGGCTCCCCTTCCAATGAAGCGCTGGGGGGCGAGTATAAACAGGTTACCGGCGTCGTCACCGAATTGATTCAACCCGTTTCAAGGACGTATACGACGCGGCAAGGCATTATGCTGGATGCCATCAGCGATTGGTTTCCACTCAGTGAGGAGCGAAGGGAAAAGCTCGAAAGCAGGGAAGTTGTGGAGGAAAAGTGGACGCAAACATGGTCCGGTGTCCGCAATTCGGTTATGATTTATCCCGTAGAGCAGCAATCGGGAGAAGTGGATTTGCTGTTTTCGGTCACCTCGCTGCAGGAAATAGGCGAAACGAATGAAGCTTTGCGGTGGTTTTATGTCTATTTGGGCGTAGGGGGATTTATCCTCATCGTCATTTTATCGTTCTTTTTTTCAAAAATGGTTACCCGTCCGCTCATTTCGATGAATAATGCGGCCAAAAGGATGGTACAGCTCGACTTTAGCGTGCATGAGCCGATTCGGCAAAACGATGAGCTGGGAAGCTTATCAAGCAGCCTGCATACGCTTTCGCGCAGCTTGGACACCGCTTTAGGAGATCTAAAGAAGGCCAATCAGCAGCTTGTACAAGATATTGAGGAGAAGCACAGGATGGAGCAGGTTCAGCAGGAGTTTTTCGCAAATGCCTCCCATGAGCTGAAAACGCCGCTTAGTATTGTGAAAAGCTTCAGCGAAGGGCTGCAGGATGGCGTAGGTGCTGGAAAAAAGGATCATTATTTAAAAGTGATTGTAGAGGAAGCACAGAACATGGAAATGCTCGTGGAGGATATGCTCAATTTGGCTACACTGCAATCCGATACGTTCAAGCTGCGAAAAAGCACATTTTTGCTTAGCGAGCTGCTTGAGGAAGTGACGGGAAACTATGTCCATATGCTGCAAGACAAGCAGCTTGAAGCTACCGTTATGACGAGCAACGAGCTTCCGATGTATGCCGATATGAGATGGATGAAGCATGTGCTCTCGAATTTTATAAGCAATGCGATTCAGCATGCACAGGATAACAGCGCCATTACCATTCAGATCGAGGGGAGAGGGAGCAGGCTGTTTTTCTCCATTGAAAATGTTGGCGATACGATTCCTGAGGAAAAGCTGGAGAAAATATGGCAGCGTTTTTACCGCGTTGAAAGCTCACGCAATCGGCGAACGGGAGGCACGGGACTAGGGCTCTCTATTGTGAAAAGGATTTTGGAGCTTCATGAAAGCGAGTATCAGGTTCAAAATACCGAGCAGGGCGTGAAATTCACGGCTATTTTTTCCTGTTAA
- a CDS encoding RrF2 family transcriptional regulator, with amino-acid sequence MKYSKATNYALHTMLFLVATSPDKPVGVQQLAERQQVSPTYLSKILTKLVKAGMIESASGANGGYKLKRNWEQISFLDIIHAIEGTASLFDCSLDHNAACLIQQVMVSAEEKMEEHLRNQTIFELAQKMQVHLA; translated from the coding sequence ATGAAATATTCAAAAGCTACTAACTATGCTCTTCATACGATGCTCTTTCTTGTGGCAACCAGCCCGGATAAGCCAGTGGGTGTTCAACAACTGGCGGAGCGGCAGCAGGTATCGCCTACCTATTTGTCCAAAATCTTGACCAAGCTGGTTAAGGCAGGCATGATTGAATCTGCTTCAGGCGCTAACGGTGGATATAAGCTAAAACGCAATTGGGAACAAATATCGTTTTTGGATATTATTCATGCCATTGAAGGCACGGCCTCCTTGTTTGACTGCTCGCTGGATCATAATGCCGCTTGTTTAATTCAACAGGTGATGGTGTCGGCCGAGGAGAAGATGGAGGAGCATCTAAGAAATCAAACGATATTTGAGCTTGCTCAAAAAATGCAGGTACACTTAGCATAG